One part of the Desulfonema ishimotonii genome encodes these proteins:
- a CDS encoding CHASE3 domain-containing protein yields MKLKGLRGKIVIGISVPLILMMGFGLTSIFSIRSLLKTDEWVEHTHLVIRESMKILGAAVDMETGVRGYLLAGKEAFLDPYKKGEEVAFDRIASLKKTVSDHPKQVQRLDEIDKILKEWQKNIIEPHISLRREIGHAETMNDMADFIKGERGKNYFDKFRSQIATFISRESDLIVNRQKSADDSRAKISEHMKTMKEARYRVDQTYQAITRGELVLAHAVDMETGMRGFLLTGKNEFLEPYNRGKEHFFEEIQSLRKTVGDNLSQVKNLTEGEKIIQNWVDNITIPAIELRRQVDRGLKTLADVDAFVTRQEGKKYMDAFRNKMASFRKIESDSIVRRRKSAELSEIRIKSEFKALEDAEYWVDHTHKVIRNAMNILAAAVDMESGMRGFLLAGRESFLEPFNSGEEHFFNLTSELKMVVDDNPEQLNLLGKIEETLKTWKEDVTDNAIALRRKIGDAKTMDNMADEIGKAKGRQYFDQFRKLIADFSAEEEGLMAVRQGKNRTMADRAIQISIFGIIAALIIGIGLSVMILRGATRVMENVMNASAYVTSGSSQLSATSEEISQGASQQGASAEEVSASMEQMTANIRQNADNAMETEKIALKTSEDALEGGKAVGDAVAAMKQIAKKILIIEEIACQTDLLALNAAIEAARAGEHGKGFMVVASEVRKLSERSRKSATEIVNLAGSSVRVSEKAGELLDRLIPDIRKTSELVQEIAGASNEQKLGAEQINEAMQQLDNVIQYNASAAEEMASTSEELSGQAGKLQETIALFGITEKTAMVQDNRNLTDFNRPEF; encoded by the coding sequence ATGAAATTAAAAGGATTAAGAGGAAAAATAGTAATAGGAATCTCTGTCCCTCTGATTCTGATGATGGGGTTTGGCCTCACCAGCATTTTTAGCATCAGATCATTACTCAAAACAGATGAATGGGTTGAACATACGCACCTGGTCATCCGGGAATCAATGAAAATTCTGGGCGCAGCCGTTGATATGGAAACCGGTGTCCGGGGGTATCTGCTGGCTGGCAAAGAAGCCTTTCTCGATCCCTATAAAAAGGGGGAAGAGGTGGCCTTTGACAGAATAGCATCTCTGAAAAAAACCGTCAGCGACCACCCGAAACAGGTACAGCGGCTTGATGAAATTGACAAAATTTTGAAGGAATGGCAAAAAAATATTATTGAACCGCATATTTCACTGCGCAGGGAAATCGGCCATGCAGAAACAATGAATGATATGGCAGACTTTATCAAAGGGGAACGGGGCAAGAATTATTTTGACAAATTCCGCTCTCAGATCGCCACATTTATCAGCAGGGAATCCGACCTCATTGTCAACCGTCAGAAATCTGCCGATGATTCCAGAGCCAAAATATCCGAACACATGAAAACCATGAAAGAAGCCAGATATCGGGTTGATCAGACCTATCAGGCCATCACCAGAGGGGAACTGGTGTTGGCCCATGCTGTTGATATGGAAACCGGTATGCGGGGCTTTCTGCTGACCGGGAAGAATGAATTTCTTGAGCCTTACAACAGAGGTAAAGAACATTTCTTTGAGGAAATTCAAAGCCTCCGGAAAACTGTCGGCGATAATCTTTCACAGGTGAAAAATCTTACGGAAGGCGAGAAAATCATTCAAAACTGGGTTGACAACATTACGATCCCGGCCATTGAACTTCGCAGGCAGGTGGACAGGGGGCTGAAAACACTGGCGGATGTTGATGCATTTGTAACCCGACAGGAGGGAAAGAAGTACATGGATGCCTTTCGGAACAAAATGGCATCGTTCAGAAAAATTGAATCCGATAGTATTGTCCGTCGCCGCAAATCCGCCGAACTTTCTGAAATAAGGATAAAATCGGAATTCAAGGCGCTGGAAGATGCCGAATATTGGGTAGATCATACCCATAAGGTCATCCGAAACGCAATGAATATCCTTGCCGCAGCCGTTGATATGGAATCCGGTATGCGCGGGTTTCTGCTGGCAGGCAGGGAAAGCTTTCTTGAACCGTTCAATTCCGGAGAAGAGCATTTTTTCAATCTCACATCAGAATTGAAAATGGTTGTGGATGATAATCCTGAACAGCTGAATCTTTTGGGTAAAATCGAGGAAACCCTGAAAACCTGGAAAGAAGATGTTACGGATAATGCCATTGCCCTTCGCAGAAAAATCGGGGACGCAAAAACAATGGATAATATGGCTGATGAAATCGGAAAAGCAAAAGGCAGGCAATATTTTGATCAGTTCAGAAAGCTGATTGCTGATTTCAGCGCTGAGGAAGAAGGCCTGATGGCAGTCCGTCAGGGAAAAAATCGAACAATGGCAGATAGGGCCATTCAAATCAGCATCTTCGGAATTATCGCAGCACTTATTATCGGAATCGGATTAAGCGTTATGATCCTCCGGGGAGCAACACGGGTAATGGAAAATGTGATGAACGCTTCCGCTTATGTTACATCGGGAAGCAGTCAGTTAAGCGCGACTTCCGAGGAAATATCCCAGGGCGCTTCACAACAGGGGGCTTCGGCAGAAGAGGTCTCCGCATCCATGGAGCAGATGACGGCCAATATCAGACAGAATGCTGACAATGCTATGGAAACCGAAAAGATCGCATTAAAAACCTCTGAAGATGCGCTGGAAGGCGGAAAGGCGGTGGGCGATGCCGTGGCCGCCATGAAGCAGATTGCCAAAAAAATATTGATCATCGAAGAAATTGCCTGCCAGACAGATCTTCTGGCCTTAAATGCCGCCATTGAGGCTGCCCGCGCCGGAGAACACGGCAAAGGCTTTATGGTTGTGGCATCTGAAGTCCGCAAACTGTCCGAACGGAGTCGGAAGTCCGCAACAGAGATTGTCAATCTGGCCGGTTCCAGCGTTCGGGTTTCTGAAAAAGCCGGAGAACTTCTGGACAGGCTGATTCCGGATATCCGGAAAACATCGGAACTGGTTCAGGAAATTGCCGGTGCGAGCAATGAACAGAAACTCGGGGCGGAGCAAATCAATGAGGCCATGCAGCAGTTGGACAACGTGATACAGTATAATGCGTCGGCTGCCGAAGAAATGGCATCAACATCTGAGGAACTGTCCGGCCAGGCCGGAAAACTTCAGGAAACCATTGCGCTTTTCGGAATTACGGAAAAAACGGCAATGGTACAGGACAATAGAAACCTGACTGATTTTAACCGCCCGGAATTTTAA
- the yidD gene encoding membrane protein insertion efficiency factor YidD, whose protein sequence is MKYFLCLAAFILLSCSHTGVGQDGAGESFSPFSAVVRFYRGPLNHLEAVRHGECPMHPSCSEYARQAIAKHGELMGWMMACDRLARCGRDEIRLAPRIRVNGKWKFYDPVERNDFWHEEKARLPLVGQGENIGH, encoded by the coding sequence ATGAAATATTTCCTATGTCTTGCAGCGTTTATACTGCTATCATGCAGCCATACCGGTGTCGGTCAGGATGGGGCAGGCGAATCGTTTTCCCCGTTTTCAGCCGTTGTCAGATTTTACCGGGGACCGCTGAATCATCTGGAAGCTGTCCGACACGGAGAATGCCCCATGCACCCTTCCTGCTCGGAATATGCCCGTCAGGCCATTGCAAAACATGGCGAACTGATGGGGTGGATGATGGCCTGTGACCGCCTTGCGCGCTGCGGGCGTGACGAAATCCGGCTGGCCCCGCGAATCCGTGTTAACGGCAAGTGGAAGTTTTATGATCCTGTGGAGCGGAACGATTTCTGGCACGAGGAAAAGGCTAGGCTGCCTCTGGTGGGGCAGGGGGAGAATATCGGCCATTGA
- a CDS encoding oxidoreductase, with the protein MSHFKHLFSPVTIGTMTAQNRLLMSAMSINFGVDDDNYVTDQLTQYFVTRAKGGAGMMLVGGGGVHPTGLELPKLPALWDDGCIPGLKKMTDAMRPYGAKFGMQLMHGGRQSYHDQKVAPSPIPAPAVVKGVPKELTIPEIRELVASFGDAARRCRDAAFDFVEIHAAHGYLINQFLAPNSNKRTDEYGGSFENRTRFLLELLRDIREKIGPDFPVGLRINGNDYIEDGWGLEEALKLAVILEKEGADYLHISAGVYGSTELTIPSMYVKHGCFVHLAEAVKKTVSIPVITVGRIKSPEMADRIIKEGRADVVSMGRSLIADPELPNKAKAGELNRIRPCVGCCLGCIHAVLQREPGACVVNPDVGREYLLRDDDRAERSKKILVVGAGPAGLAAARMAALRGHNVVVCEEQGHIGGLARLAARVPGRSEVGDMLRFFKNELDRLKVEIRLNVGLTEEIIRSVDPEEVILATGSLPEMPIIRGLFQSGMTLCTVTDIMEGSAFAGDRVIVLGGTQAGLMVADYLAEKGKEVVVLNRKRHFAEEMSSNDRFYLRERLKKGNVKLYKQASVKKFLSDGVLFTSRGEEVQLDGFDTIVISEKMSPIRQAAELFKDGDIPVHIIGDAKSPRIIMHALSEAEEIGRDI; encoded by the coding sequence ATGAGCCATTTCAAACATCTTTTTTCACCCGTTACAATCGGAACAATGACTGCCCAAAACCGCCTGCTGATGTCCGCAATGAGCATCAACTTCGGCGTGGACGATGACAACTACGTAACAGATCAGCTCACCCAGTATTTTGTCACAAGGGCAAAAGGCGGAGCCGGGATGATGCTGGTCGGTGGCGGGGGCGTGCATCCGACCGGGCTGGAGCTGCCCAAACTGCCCGCACTTTGGGACGACGGATGTATACCGGGCCTGAAGAAAATGACCGATGCCATGCGGCCATACGGGGCGAAATTTGGAATGCAGCTCATGCACGGCGGCAGGCAGTCCTATCACGATCAGAAAGTTGCCCCCTCCCCCATTCCGGCCCCGGCCGTGGTCAAAGGCGTTCCCAAAGAGCTGACCATCCCCGAAATCCGTGAACTGGTCGCCTCCTTTGGTGACGCCGCCCGCCGGTGCAGGGACGCCGCATTTGACTTTGTGGAAATTCACGCGGCCCACGGCTACCTCATCAACCAGTTCTTAGCGCCCAATTCCAACAAACGCACCGACGAATACGGCGGTTCCTTTGAAAACCGGACCCGCTTTCTGCTGGAGCTGCTCAGGGATATCCGGGAAAAAATCGGACCGGACTTTCCCGTGGGGCTTCGGATCAACGGCAATGACTACATCGAAGACGGATGGGGACTTGAAGAGGCCCTGAAACTCGCGGTTATCCTTGAAAAAGAAGGGGCCGACTATCTGCACATTTCCGCAGGGGTTTACGGCTCCACCGAACTGACCATTCCCTCCATGTACGTAAAACACGGCTGTTTCGTTCATCTGGCCGAGGCCGTGAAAAAAACGGTTTCCATCCCCGTCATCACCGTGGGCCGCATCAAAAGCCCTGAAATGGCCGACCGGATCATCAAAGAGGGCCGTGCGGATGTGGTCTCAATGGGCCGCTCCCTGATTGCGGACCCGGAGCTGCCCAACAAGGCAAAGGCCGGGGAACTCAACCGCATCCGTCCGTGCGTCGGCTGCTGCCTGGGGTGCATCCACGCGGTATTGCAGCGGGAACCGGGGGCCTGTGTGGTCAACCCGGATGTGGGCCGGGAATACCTGCTCCGGGACGACGACCGGGCGGAGCGGTCCAAAAAAATACTGGTGGTCGGCGCGGGACCGGCTGGACTTGCAGCAGCCCGGATGGCGGCCCTGCGGGGTCACAACGTGGTCGTCTGCGAGGAACAGGGCCATATCGGCGGACTGGCACGGCTGGCGGCCAGGGTGCCGGGCCGTTCCGAGGTGGGGGACATGCTCCGCTTTTTCAAAAACGAGCTGGACCGCCTGAAGGTCGAAATTCGCCTGAACGTCGGGCTGACAGAGGAGATCATCCGGTCCGTTGATCCCGAAGAGGTGATACTGGCCACCGGCAGTCTCCCGGAAATGCCCATTATCAGGGGGCTTTTTCAGAGCGGCATGACCCTGTGTACGGTAACGGATATCATGGAGGGAAGCGCCTTTGCAGGGGACCGGGTGATCGTTCTGGGCGGCACTCAGGCCGGGCTGATGGTGGCCGACTATCTGGCGGAGAAAGGCAAGGAGGTGGTGGTTCTCAATCGCAAGCGCCACTTTGCGGAGGAGATGTCCAGCAACGACCGGTTTTATCTGCGGGAACGCCTGAAAAAGGGGAATGTGAAGCTTTACAAGCAGGCGTCTGTGAAAAAATTTCTTTCCGACGGCGTGCTGTTCACATCCCGGGGGGAAGAGGTTCAACTGGACGGCTTTGACACCATCGTCATTTCAGAAAAAATGTCGCCGATCCGTCAGGCCGCAGAGCTGTTCAAGGACGGGGATATCCCCGTTCACATCATCGGCGACGCCAAAAGCCCGCGTATCATCATGCACGCCCTGAGCGAGGCCGAAGAGATCGGACGCGACATATAA
- a CDS encoding tRNA dihydrouridine synthase gives MNNVSENFPEGAEETPDRLAAFLNRPLAVGNKKIEKRLLLAPLSKLGNVAFRELVAGFGGYGLLFSEMAGSRAIPCGRGHHKSGFMWRDEELSSLVCQVYGDDPEDMAVAARRVEAEGFFGVDLNFGCSVSSVCKHNCGAALLKDPPLAEKIVAAVRKAISIPLFIKFRTGWKDDPLFAVEMARRFEDAGADALTFHPRVAPDLRTRLPKWEYVARVKAAVSVPVFGNGNVFDRADCEKMIQTTGCDGVAIGRLAVAKPWTFAEWTDAFRPEPAVYGQSALKYLALLLSHFEPSVALRRYYKFSGYYASNFRFGHTFFSMVHKAKTPDALEATLSRFFETPPDLMSRPNITMLR, from the coding sequence ATGAATAACGTATCAGAAAATTTTCCTGAAGGGGCGGAGGAAACGCCGGACAGACTGGCGGCCTTCCTGAACCGGCCCCTTGCGGTGGGCAATAAAAAAATAGAAAAACGGCTTCTGCTGGCGCCCCTGTCCAAACTGGGCAATGTGGCGTTCCGGGAGCTGGTCGCCGGTTTCGGCGGGTATGGCCTGCTCTTCTCGGAGATGGCCGGTTCACGGGCCATTCCCTGCGGACGGGGGCATCACAAATCCGGGTTCATGTGGCGGGATGAGGAGCTGAGCAGCCTGGTGTGCCAGGTCTACGGGGATGACCCGGAGGATATGGCCGTGGCCGCCCGGCGCGTGGAGGCCGAGGGGTTTTTCGGGGTGGACCTCAATTTCGGGTGTTCGGTGTCGTCCGTGTGCAAACACAATTGCGGGGCTGCGCTTTTGAAAGATCCCCCGCTGGCTGAGAAAATCGTGGCCGCAGTCCGAAAGGCGATCTCCATCCCCCTGTTCATCAAATTCCGCACCGGCTGGAAGGATGATCCGCTCTTTGCCGTGGAGATGGCCCGCCGGTTTGAAGACGCCGGGGCCGATGCCCTGACCTTTCACCCCCGCGTGGCCCCGGACCTCCGCACCCGGCTGCCCAAATGGGAATATGTCGCCAGGGTCAAAGCGGCGGTCTCTGTGCCGGTCTTCGGCAACGGCAATGTATTTGACCGGGCCGACTGTGAAAAGATGATTCAGACCACCGGTTGCGACGGTGTGGCCATTGGCCGGCTGGCCGTGGCAAAACCGTGGACATTTGCCGAATGGACAGACGCATTCCGCCCCGAACCCGCCGTCTACGGCCAGAGCGCCCTGAAATATCTGGCGCTGCTGCTCAGCCATTTTGAGCCGTCCGTGGCCTTGCGCCGGTATTACAAATTCTCAGGCTACTATGCGTCGAACTTCCGCTTCGGCCACACCTTTTTTTCAATGGTCCACAAGGCCAAAACGCCGGACGCTCTTGAAGCAACGCTCAGCCGCTTTTTTGAAACCCCGCCGGACCTCATGTCCAGACCCAATATCACCATGCTCAGATAA
- a CDS encoding transglycosylase SLT domain-containing protein, which translates to MKAAALFLITVLAFGFAGCAGGPPEQGDNLCAVFRERPEWYDDARESSRKWGVPIPVLMAIIYRESGFRSDARPSRTRCLFIFPGPRPSSAYGYPQALDTTWDSYRKQTGNRGADRNDFDDATDFVGWYCHVSHLRCRIPKNDAYRLYLAYHEGQGGYNRKSYRKKAHVKQAARTVRALSKRYAAQLVTCEREFQETGGGCWFWPF; encoded by the coding sequence ATAAAAGCCGCTGCCCTTTTTCTGATCACCGTTCTGGCATTCGGCTTTGCCGGATGCGCCGGGGGACCGCCGGAACAGGGGGACAACCTCTGTGCGGTCTTCCGGGAGCGCCCCGAATGGTATGACGATGCCCGTGAATCCTCCCGGAAATGGGGCGTTCCCATTCCCGTGCTGATGGCGATCATCTACAGGGAATCGGGGTTCCGGTCCGATGCCAGGCCGTCCCGCACCAGATGCCTGTTCATTTTCCCCGGCCCGCGCCCCTCATCCGCCTATGGCTATCCCCAGGCCTTGGATACAACCTGGGACAGCTACCGGAAACAGACCGGAAACCGGGGCGCGGACCGGAACGATTTTGACGATGCCACAGACTTTGTGGGCTGGTACTGCCATGTAAGCCATCTCAGATGCCGTATCCCCAAAAATGACGCCTACCGGCTCTATCTGGCCTACCATGAAGGGCAGGGGGGGTATAACCGGAAATCCTACCGCAAAAAGGCCCATGTGAAACAGGCCGCCCGGACGGTTCGGGCTCTGTCAAAGCGGTATGCGGCCCAATTGGTGACATGTGAGCGGGAATTTCAGGAAACCGGTGGCGGCTGCTGGTTCTGGCCGTTCTGA
- a CDS encoding PaaI family thioesterase, whose amino-acid sequence MQQAGVVIKACKACADQYGVTQKLAELGIEVISIGEAFTDMLKANQKILITEKELRMTEKAFQDYYPDILSHCYGCGRLNEHGLQIKSRWEGDESVATYVPREYHMAIPGYVYGGLIASLIDCHSTGTAAAAAYRAEGRAMDTDPPFRFVTGSLHVDYLRPTPIDGPLEIRGKVKEIKGRKVVIESTLSANGKVCARGEVVAVQMPDSMLPGGGDK is encoded by the coding sequence ATGCAACAGGCAGGCGTGGTTATCAAAGCCTGCAAGGCCTGCGCCGATCAGTATGGCGTCACCCAGAAGCTGGCGGAACTCGGCATTGAGGTGATTTCCATCGGAGAGGCGTTCACGGACATGTTGAAGGCGAATCAGAAAATTTTAATCACAGAAAAGGAGCTGAGAATGACGGAGAAAGCATTTCAGGACTATTACCCGGACATACTGAGTCACTGCTATGGCTGCGGCCGGCTGAACGAACATGGTTTGCAGATCAAAAGCCGCTGGGAGGGCGATGAGAGCGTCGCCACCTACGTGCCCCGCGAGTATCACATGGCGATTCCGGGCTATGTCTACGGCGGCCTGATTGCCTCGCTGATTGACTGCCATTCCACGGGAACGGCTGCTGCCGCAGCCTATCGCGCGGAAGGCCGGGCCATGGACACCGATCCGCCGTTCCGTTTTGTCACCGGCTCGCTGCATGTGGATTATCTTCGCCCGACGCCCATTGACGGCCCCCTGGAAATCCGGGGCAAGGTTAAGGAAATCAAAGGGCGGAAGGTGGTGATCGAATCGACCCTTTCCGCCAATGGAAAGGTCTGCGCCCGCGGTGAGGTTGTGGCCGTGCAGATGCCCGACAGTATGCTGCCCGGGGGAGGGGATAAATAA
- a CDS encoding class I SAM-dependent methyltransferase: MRKFRQKYYDWFSHVYDRFIAMHASGQQGMLKTVLAEKAELEKGGRILDICTGTGALLNYLHRRLENGGMVVGVDFSGGMLGVARGKTAGANRLFLVQADVSRLPFKEDAFDTVTCAHAFYELKGGDQESCLREIGRILKPGKPFLMMEHDVPRKPLIRMLFYIRLMSMGAKKAFEILRHEKEILGQYFSSVEKITVSGGRSKILVCRR, encoded by the coding sequence ATGAGGAAATTTCGGCAGAAATATTATGACTGGTTCTCACATGTCTACGACCGGTTTATTGCCATGCACGCTTCAGGTCAGCAGGGCATGTTAAAGACCGTTCTGGCGGAAAAGGCCGAGCTGGAAAAGGGCGGCAGAATTCTCGACATCTGCACCGGCACCGGCGCACTTCTGAACTATCTGCACCGCAGGCTGGAAAACGGCGGCATGGTCGTGGGCGTTGATTTCTCAGGAGGAATGCTCGGCGTGGCCCGTGGCAAAACAGCGGGGGCAAATCGCCTGTTTCTGGTTCAGGCCGATGTCAGCCGGCTGCCCTTTAAAGAGGACGCCTTTGACACCGTGACCTGTGCCCATGCCTTTTACGAGCTGAAAGGCGGGGATCAGGAAAGTTGTCTGAGGGAAATAGGGAGAATACTGAAGCCGGGAAAACCCTTTCTGATGATGGAACACGATGTGCCCCGGAAGCCGCTGATCCGAATGCTGTTTTACATTCGCCTCATGTCAATGGGGGCGAAAAAGGCCTTTGAAATCCTCAGACACGAAAAAGAGATATTGGGGCAGTATTTCAGTTCTGTGGAGAAGATCACGGTTTCCGGCGGTCGGTCGAAGATCCTGGTGTGCCGCCGCTGA
- a CDS encoding M55 family metallopeptidase: protein MRESFRRILIISDIEGSSACWNYEASSFMGKGWRDACVGMTRDVSAVVTALSDAGVRDITVKDFHRTGYNLLPEHIDSRARVVSGYKRGPVPGLGDPGNAQAVIFLGMHAASGSAGAFLPHTLTSRIARLEVNGRLMPELALFSAALAPYHLPPVLFSGCPVACDQAAETVPGILTWPIDKSADPERFDAETWRTGLADAAVRSLQNRAVRPWCPDGPFEAVITMRDGVSVARKLSRRWGFGCRGEKIFITAADMAALYSELIRLCYLTPVIEKIIPLSLGLSNLRGKFGLGWIRRGAG from the coding sequence ATGAGAGAATCTTTTCGCCGTATTCTGATTATATCCGATATTGAGGGCAGCTCGGCATGTTGGAATTATGAGGCCTCTTCCTTTATGGGAAAGGGGTGGCGTGATGCCTGCGTGGGAATGACCCGTGATGTCAGCGCCGTTGTAACAGCCCTTTCTGACGCCGGTGTCCGGGACATCACCGTAAAAGACTTCCACCGGACCGGCTATAATCTCCTTCCCGAACACATCGACAGCCGGGCCCGGGTCGTATCCGGCTACAAAAGGGGGCCAGTGCCGGGCCTGGGCGATCCCGGAAACGCCCAGGCCGTCATTTTTCTGGGAATGCATGCGGCATCGGGATCAGCGGGCGCTTTTCTGCCGCATACGCTGACCTCCCGCATCGCCCGGCTGGAGGTCAACGGCAGACTCATGCCGGAGCTGGCGCTGTTTTCAGCCGCTCTCGCACCGTATCATCTCCCCCCGGTTCTTTTCTCCGGCTGCCCGGTCGCCTGCGACCAGGCGGCGGAAACCGTTCCGGGGATTCTCACCTGGCCCATCGACAAATCCGCAGATCCTGAGCGCTTTGATGCAGAGACATGGCGGACCGGTCTGGCTGACGCGGCAGTCCGCTCTCTTCAGAACCGGGCTGTCCGTCCCTGGTGCCCTGACGGACCCTTTGAGGCCGTCATCACGATGCGGGACGGCGTTTCCGTCGCCCGGAAGCTCTCCCGGCGGTGGGGATTCGGGTGCCGGGGAGAGAAAATTTTCATCACCGCCGCCGATATGGCAGCCCTTTACAGCGAGCTGATCCGGCTGTGTTATCTGACCCCGGTTATTGAAAAAATCATTCCCCTGAGCCTTGGCCTGTCCAATCTGCGGGGAAAATTCGGTCTCGGCTGGATACGGCGGGGGGCGGGATAA